A genomic stretch from Chitinophaga agri includes:
- a CDS encoding tetratricopeptide repeat-containing sensor histidine kinase, producing MPGILPRYYAVIMLVLCTMTGYTQQQADNKEKELLRQLGDTKADSARVIRLLETGSYYVNKPGEETGDMHKALAYCRQALDLSNKTGFTRGEGGAYALMAQIYREKGDRKTGKTFAEKALTFFKNTTVASREAAAAWMEMSQYYTIDNDSDIAEKVRLYKNAVDILKVTAPNTIQLADALKFMGDLYGLQAEYPLALTLLKDALDIYHAHHKTDIQDILSLLGQMSVQVGQLKEGLNYQLQAVRLAEQAKDSTGTAMALYNRLGYIYNSLNKLPESVSSYEKSLQIAKRNHDTSAILVLSSNIAWSNIRMQQERKAIRIIKSALDTYPVKDTAIYIHIVTTMMEAYTSLKEYDESAYYYNRLLPNVRNTHSTEPYILNFQYAAINLFLAKHDLPGIAPHVAWLNELSKQTTDLRKLGAIQRYLFLADSANGNYVQAIQHYQRYKRLFDSIGDRNHDKQIAQMELQFQTEKKDLDIANKAKDIQSLQQKNELQQRTLRSEAISRSLLIAALILVILLLAVGYSRYRLKQQANKQLEEKQTAINLQNESLKQLVNEREWLLKEIHHRVKNNLQIVISLLNSQSVYLEDNVALSVIKESQHRMNSISLIHQKLYQGTNLSGIDMRDYIYELVLYLQDSFDTRGRIAFLPDVDRTVLDVSQAVPLGLILNEAITNAIKYAFTDQEEPKIFISLKQSDDHTLMMTVRDNGKGLPDDFDINTCTSLGVNLMQGLAKQLGGKLEMRNDKGVHMHIFLQKINLLSTRDNGTTNEYQVNI from the coding sequence ATGCCTGGAATACTGCCAAGATATTATGCTGTTATTATGCTGGTGCTATGCACGATGACCGGATATACACAACAACAAGCCGATAATAAAGAGAAAGAATTACTCCGGCAACTGGGAGATACGAAAGCAGATAGCGCCCGGGTGATACGTTTACTGGAAACCGGCAGCTATTATGTCAATAAGCCGGGAGAGGAAACAGGGGACATGCATAAAGCCCTGGCATATTGCCGGCAGGCGCTTGACCTTTCAAACAAAACAGGTTTTACCCGGGGAGAAGGTGGCGCCTATGCATTAATGGCACAGATATACCGGGAAAAAGGAGACCGGAAGACAGGAAAAACCTTCGCAGAGAAAGCACTTACCTTCTTTAAAAACACCACCGTTGCCTCTCGGGAAGCTGCGGCTGCCTGGATGGAAATGTCCCAATACTACACCATCGACAACGATAGCGACATCGCGGAAAAAGTACGATTATATAAGAATGCTGTAGACATACTAAAGGTAACTGCTCCCAATACCATTCAACTGGCCGATGCGCTAAAATTCATGGGAGACCTATATGGACTTCAGGCGGAATACCCCTTAGCCCTGACATTACTGAAAGACGCGCTGGACATTTATCATGCACATCATAAAACAGATATCCAGGATATATTAAGCCTGCTTGGACAGATGTCAGTGCAGGTCGGGCAACTGAAAGAAGGGCTCAATTACCAGCTCCAGGCTGTCAGACTTGCCGAACAGGCGAAGGATAGTACGGGTACCGCCATGGCGTTGTACAACAGACTGGGTTATATTTACAACTCCCTCAATAAACTGCCTGAATCAGTATCAAGTTATGAAAAGTCATTGCAGATCGCAAAAAGAAACCATGATACAAGTGCTATTTTGGTCTTAAGCAGTAACATCGCCTGGTCAAACATCAGGATGCAGCAGGAACGCAAAGCGATCAGGATCATCAAAAGCGCACTGGACACCTATCCGGTAAAAGACACCGCCATCTACATTCATATTGTCACTACGATGATGGAAGCCTATACCTCCCTGAAAGAATATGACGAATCAGCATATTATTACAATCGTTTGCTGCCGAATGTAAGAAACACGCACTCAACGGAGCCTTACATTCTTAACTTCCAGTATGCCGCCATTAACCTGTTTCTGGCCAAACATGATCTTCCTGGAATAGCACCGCACGTTGCCTGGCTGAACGAACTAAGCAAGCAAACGACTGACCTAAGAAAACTCGGGGCGATACAACGCTATCTGTTCCTCGCCGATTCTGCCAACGGTAATTATGTACAGGCCATACAGCATTATCAGCGATATAAAAGACTCTTCGACTCAATAGGTGACAGGAACCATGATAAACAGATTGCACAAATGGAGTTGCAGTTTCAGACGGAGAAAAAAGACCTGGATATTGCTAATAAAGCGAAAGATATACAATCTCTGCAACAAAAGAATGAGCTCCAGCAAAGAACCCTGCGTAGTGAAGCGATCTCCCGTAGCCTGTTAATAGCCGCTCTCATCCTCGTCATACTGTTACTGGCTGTGGGATATAGCAGATACCGGCTGAAGCAACAGGCGAATAAACAGCTGGAGGAAAAACAAACAGCCATCAACCTGCAAAACGAATCCCTCAAACAGCTGGTCAACGAACGTGAATGGCTGCTCAAGGAAATCCACCACAGGGTAAAAAACAATCTGCAAATCGTTATTAGTCTGCTTAACTCACAGTCTGTATACCTGGAAGACAATGTAGCACTTAGTGTGATAAAAGAAAGTCAGCATAGAATGAACTCTATTTCACTCATTCATCAGAAACTCTATCAGGGCACTAATCTTTCAGGAATCGATATGCGTGATTACATTTACGAACTGGTGTTATATCTGCAGGACAGTTTTGATACCAGGGGAAGGATCGCATTCCTGCCAGATGTTGACAGGACCGTACTGGACGTATCGCAGGCAGTACCACTGGGGCTGATATTGAATGAGGCGATCACCAACGCCATTAAATATGCCTTCACTGACCAGGAAGAACCGAAGATCTTTATATCACTGAAACAATCGGATGATCATACCCTGATGATGACAGTACGGGACAATGGCAAAGGACTACCCGATGACTTTGATATCAACACCTGTACATCATTGGGGGTAAACCTGATGCAGGGCCTGGCCAAACAACTTGGTGGAAAACTCGAAATGAGGAATGACAAGGGGGTGCATATGCATATCTTCCTGCAAAAGATCAACCTGTTATCAACACGGGACAATGGTACTACCAATGAATACCAGGTAAATATCTAG
- the ahr gene encoding NADPH-dependent aldehyde reductase Ahr translates to MATVQAWAQMEPHGKLQPFTYELSPVSAEEVEIVIENCGLCHTDITALQGGFGLPYPLVAGHEITGRIVALGDVAKTKGLSIGQTVGIGWNKESCGHCDPCLNGDAHLCTRLKATILGSHGGFANRIKAHWLWVIPVPEGLNAADAGPLFCAGITVFYPLLEYGVKATDKVAVIGVGGLGHLAVQFAHAWGAEVTAFSSSPAKYDEAKKLGADHIVSSRNTEEWESLKGHFDLIIVTVGVTLEWDKIIAMLSPKGRLHFVGIPFESIPVSVLSLLVPQTAISASPAGSRSAFDKMLRFAARHNVRAMVEHFPMSRINEAIEHLESGKATYRVVLDVDL, encoded by the coding sequence ATGGCAACTGTTCAGGCGTGGGCTCAAATGGAGCCACATGGTAAACTACAACCGTTTACCTACGAATTATCACCCGTTTCAGCGGAAGAAGTAGAAATAGTTATAGAGAACTGCGGTTTGTGTCATACAGACATTACTGCGCTCCAGGGAGGATTTGGTTTACCCTATCCATTGGTAGCAGGTCATGAGATCACCGGCAGGATCGTGGCACTGGGTGATGTGGCTAAAACCAAGGGACTATCTATCGGACAGACAGTCGGTATAGGCTGGAACAAGGAAAGCTGCGGACACTGTGATCCTTGTCTGAATGGCGATGCCCATTTATGCACAAGATTAAAAGCAACGATACTGGGTAGCCACGGCGGATTTGCGAATCGTATCAAGGCGCATTGGTTGTGGGTAATACCCGTGCCGGAAGGACTGAATGCAGCGGATGCGGGTCCATTGTTCTGTGCTGGTATCACGGTGTTTTATCCGTTACTTGAATATGGTGTAAAGGCGACAGATAAAGTGGCCGTGATCGGTGTAGGCGGATTAGGGCACCTGGCCGTACAATTCGCTCATGCATGGGGTGCGGAAGTAACAGCGTTTTCTTCTTCTCCGGCAAAATATGACGAAGCAAAGAAGCTGGGCGCTGACCATATAGTATCCAGCAGGAATACTGAAGAGTGGGAAAGCCTGAAAGGTCATTTTGACCTGATCATCGTTACGGTGGGAGTGACACTGGAATGGGATAAGATCATTGCCATGCTGTCTCCGAAAGGACGCCTGCACTTCGTAGGTATTCCATTTGAATCCATTCCTGTATCTGTATTATCATTACTTGTCCCGCAGACAGCTATATCTGCGTCTCCTGCGGGCTCCAGGAGCGCTTTTGATAAGATGCTTCGCTTTGCTGCAAGACACAATGTACGTGCAATGGTAGAACATTTTCCGATGAGCCGGATCAATGAAGCCATTGAACACCTGGAGTCTGGTAAAGCGACATACCGTGTTGTTTTAGATGTAGATCTATAA